From a region of the Takifugu flavidus isolate HTHZ2018 chromosome 20, ASM371156v2, whole genome shotgun sequence genome:
- the zer1 gene encoding protein zer-1 homolog isoform X1 — protein sequence MAAPAGDDPDSLMTLTTIFCLRNLRKTMCYQGFKNKLSLRSDIFLPSEICDKLVSTYMEMVHTDNNFEPEESFFQLFSDPRSTRLTRVQLREDIVRDKDLEAIRKQDLIELNLTYCNSLSSRSLKTLMCFRETLVSLCLFGCRYIFYRRGAPLACSEDTEDEDCPVSRQALETDFNFQGFNRLRLLNIEGLPDEVDVETLLKPLKCLTSLELANVQLLGTAFLTQWKDRLASLVLYNVDLSEELVSTVVELLHLRHLDISRESRRASLKFKMTRKILTSIVQRLVNLVSLDISGHMMLDNCTVPHFEEAMGRPSIEPCKSSIYPFQELRRPLQFLGLYDTSLCNVTHIPAQKVTGSKNEEQVLNAIEAYMEFRPELAHRAINQLFDIARIQHCSQLLRALQLVIAALKCHKYDKSIQVTGSAALYYLTNTEYRCDQSVRLRREVIQVVLNGMEQYQEVTVQRNCCLTLCNFSIPEELEFQYSRVNLLLLKILEPSRQDESIQRIAVHLCNALVCQVDNHHKEAVGKMGFVKTMLNLIQKKLQDRVCDQVMEFSWSALWNITDETPDNCQMFLNCHGMSLFLECLEEFPDKQELHRNMLGLLGNVAEVRALRPQLLTPQFITVFTNLLDSKADGIEVSYNACGVLSHIMFDGPEVWSMEEPQRDRVMEKMWDAIQSWDVSSRRNINYRSFEPILRLLPQSISPVSQHWATWALYNLVSVYPNKYCPLLIKEGGVRLLEKVLELESSQPETKDMASKVMEHCENFKDDPMETNDGQEVNYGQRG from the exons ATGGCAGCGCCGGCAGGAGACGACCCTGACAGCCTCATGACTCTGACAACGATCTTCtgcctgaggaacctgaggaagacCATGTGTTATCAGGGCTTCAAGAACAAGCTGTCCCTGCGCTCAGACATCTTTCTCCCCAGTGAGATCTGTGACAAGCTCGTGAGCAC ATATATGGAGATGGTCCATACAGACAACAACTTTGAACCAGAGGAGAGCTTCTTTCAACTGTTCTCTGACCCAAGAAGTACCAGACTGACTAGGGTCCAGCTCAGAGAGGACATTGTGCGGGACAAAGATCTGGAGGCCATTAGGAAACAG gACCTGATCGAGCTCAATCTCACCTACTGCAACAGCCTGTCGTCACGCAGCCTGAAAACACTCATGTGTTTCCGGGAGACTTtggtgtctctctgtctcttcggCTGTCGTTATATCTTCTACCGCAGAGGCGCCCCGCTGGCCTGCAGCGAGGACACCGAGGACGAGGACTGTCCTGTGTCCAGACAGGCGCTGGAAACCGATTTTAACTTCCAGGGCTTCAACCGCCTCCGGCTGCTGAACATAGAAGGTCTTCCTGATGAGGTGGACGTGGAGACGTTGCTGAAACCCCTCAAGTGTCTCACCTCACTGGAGCTGGCCAATGTTCAGCTGCTGGGAACAGCTTTTCTCACCCAGTGGAAAGACAGGCTGGCATCACTGGTGCTCTACAACGTGGACCTGTCAGAAGAGTTGGTGAGCACTGTGGTAGAGCTGCTCCACCTCAG ACATCTCGACATATCGAGAGAGAGCAGACGTGCTTCCCTCAAGTTCAAGATGACCAGGAAGATCCTGACGTCCATCGTGCAGCGTCTGGTGAACCTGGTCTCACTGGACATctctggtcacatgatgctgGACAACTGCACTGTTCCCCACTTTGAGGAAGCGATGGGTCGTCCAAG CATTGAGCCGTGCAAGAGCAGCATCTATCCTTtccaggagctgaggaggcCGCTGCAGTTTCTGGGCTTATACGACACCAGTCTTTGTAACGTGACGCACATCCCTGCTCAGAAG GTGACCGGATCCAAGAATGAAGAGCAGGTCTTGAACGCCATTGAAGCTTACATGGAGTTTCGCCCTGAGCTGGCCCACAGAGCCATCAATCAGCTGTTCGACATCGCCAGGATACAGCACTGTAGCCAGCTGCTGCGAGCTCTGCAG CTCGTCATCGCCGCGCTGAAGTGCCACAAGTACGATAAGAGCATCCAAGTGACGGGCAGCGCTGCCCTCTACTACCTGACCAACACCGAGTACCGCTGCGACCAGAGCGTGCGGCTGCGCAGGGAGGTCATCCAGGTGGTGCTGAATGGAATGGAGCAGTACCAGGAAGTGACT GTCCAGCGGAACTGTTGCTTGACTCTGTGTAACTTCAGTATTCCAGAGGAGCTGGAATTCCAGTACAGCCGggtcaacctgctgctgctgaagatcCTGGAACCGTCCAGGCAGGATGAGTCCATCCAGAGGATTGCTGTCCATCTGTGCAACGCTTTAGTCTGTCAGGTGGATAATCACCACAAGGAAGCTGTGGGAAAGATGGGATTTGTCAAG acAATGTTGAATTTAATCCAGAAGAAACTGCAGGACAGAGTG TGTGACCAGGTGATGGAGTTCTCCTGGAGTGCTTTGtggaacatcacagatgagaCGCCTGACAACTGTCAGATGTTTCTCAACTGTCACGGCATGAGTCTCTTCCTGGAGTGTCTGGAG GAGTTTCCAGACAAGCAGGAACTTCACCGAAACATGTTGGGACTTTTGGGTAACGTTGCGGAAGTCAGAGCGTTGAGGCCACAGCTGCTGACGCCACAGTTCATCACTGTATTCAC TAACCTTCTGGACAGCAAGGCTGATGGGATCGAGGTGTCATACAACGCCTGCGGCGTGCTTTCGCACATCATGTTTGACGGCCCTGAGGTGTGGTCGATGGAGGAACCCCAGAGGGACAGGGTGATGGAGAAGATGTGGGACGCCATCCAAAGCTGGGATGTCAGCTCACGCCGCAACATCAACTACAG GTCGTTTGAGCCCATCCTGCGGCTGCTGCCTCAGAGCATCTCGCCTGTCAGTCAACACTGGGCCACGTGGGCTCTCTACAACCTGGTGTCGGTTTACC CTAACAAGTACTGTCCCCTGCTGATAAAGGAAGGAGGAGTCAGGCTTctggagaaggttctggaactGGAGAGCTCCCAGCCAGAGACAAAGGACATGGCCAG CAAAGTGATGGAACATTGTGAGAACTTCAAAGACGATCCGATGGAGACCAATGATGGACAGGAGGTAAACTACGGACAGAGAGGCTGA
- the zer1 gene encoding protein zer-1 homolog isoform X2: MEMVHTDNNFEPEESFFQLFSDPRSTRLTRVQLREDIVRDKDLEAIRKQDLIELNLTYCNSLSSRSLKTLMCFRETLVSLCLFGCRYIFYRRGAPLACSEDTEDEDCPVSRQALETDFNFQGFNRLRLLNIEGLPDEVDVETLLKPLKCLTSLELANVQLLGTAFLTQWKDRLASLVLYNVDLSEELVSTVVELLHLRHLDISRESRRASLKFKMTRKILTSIVQRLVNLVSLDISGHMMLDNCTVPHFEEAMGRPSIEPCKSSIYPFQELRRPLQFLGLYDTSLCNVTHIPAQKVTGSKNEEQVLNAIEAYMEFRPELAHRAINQLFDIARIQHCSQLLRALQLVIAALKCHKYDKSIQVTGSAALYYLTNTEYRCDQSVRLRREVIQVVLNGMEQYQEVTVQRNCCLTLCNFSIPEELEFQYSRVNLLLLKILEPSRQDESIQRIAVHLCNALVCQVDNHHKEAVGKMGFVKTMLNLIQKKLQDRVCDQVMEFSWSALWNITDETPDNCQMFLNCHGMSLFLECLEEFPDKQELHRNMLGLLGNVAEVRALRPQLLTPQFITVFTNLLDSKADGIEVSYNACGVLSHIMFDGPEVWSMEEPQRDRVMEKMWDAIQSWDVSSRRNINYRSFEPILRLLPQSISPVSQHWATWALYNLVSVYPNKYCPLLIKEGGVRLLEKVLELESSQPETKDMASKVMEHCENFKDDPMETNDGQEVNYGQRG; encoded by the exons ATGGAGATGGTCCATACAGACAACAACTTTGAACCAGAGGAGAGCTTCTTTCAACTGTTCTCTGACCCAAGAAGTACCAGACTGACTAGGGTCCAGCTCAGAGAGGACATTGTGCGGGACAAAGATCTGGAGGCCATTAGGAAACAG gACCTGATCGAGCTCAATCTCACCTACTGCAACAGCCTGTCGTCACGCAGCCTGAAAACACTCATGTGTTTCCGGGAGACTTtggtgtctctctgtctcttcggCTGTCGTTATATCTTCTACCGCAGAGGCGCCCCGCTGGCCTGCAGCGAGGACACCGAGGACGAGGACTGTCCTGTGTCCAGACAGGCGCTGGAAACCGATTTTAACTTCCAGGGCTTCAACCGCCTCCGGCTGCTGAACATAGAAGGTCTTCCTGATGAGGTGGACGTGGAGACGTTGCTGAAACCCCTCAAGTGTCTCACCTCACTGGAGCTGGCCAATGTTCAGCTGCTGGGAACAGCTTTTCTCACCCAGTGGAAAGACAGGCTGGCATCACTGGTGCTCTACAACGTGGACCTGTCAGAAGAGTTGGTGAGCACTGTGGTAGAGCTGCTCCACCTCAG ACATCTCGACATATCGAGAGAGAGCAGACGTGCTTCCCTCAAGTTCAAGATGACCAGGAAGATCCTGACGTCCATCGTGCAGCGTCTGGTGAACCTGGTCTCACTGGACATctctggtcacatgatgctgGACAACTGCACTGTTCCCCACTTTGAGGAAGCGATGGGTCGTCCAAG CATTGAGCCGTGCAAGAGCAGCATCTATCCTTtccaggagctgaggaggcCGCTGCAGTTTCTGGGCTTATACGACACCAGTCTTTGTAACGTGACGCACATCCCTGCTCAGAAG GTGACCGGATCCAAGAATGAAGAGCAGGTCTTGAACGCCATTGAAGCTTACATGGAGTTTCGCCCTGAGCTGGCCCACAGAGCCATCAATCAGCTGTTCGACATCGCCAGGATACAGCACTGTAGCCAGCTGCTGCGAGCTCTGCAG CTCGTCATCGCCGCGCTGAAGTGCCACAAGTACGATAAGAGCATCCAAGTGACGGGCAGCGCTGCCCTCTACTACCTGACCAACACCGAGTACCGCTGCGACCAGAGCGTGCGGCTGCGCAGGGAGGTCATCCAGGTGGTGCTGAATGGAATGGAGCAGTACCAGGAAGTGACT GTCCAGCGGAACTGTTGCTTGACTCTGTGTAACTTCAGTATTCCAGAGGAGCTGGAATTCCAGTACAGCCGggtcaacctgctgctgctgaagatcCTGGAACCGTCCAGGCAGGATGAGTCCATCCAGAGGATTGCTGTCCATCTGTGCAACGCTTTAGTCTGTCAGGTGGATAATCACCACAAGGAAGCTGTGGGAAAGATGGGATTTGTCAAG acAATGTTGAATTTAATCCAGAAGAAACTGCAGGACAGAGTG TGTGACCAGGTGATGGAGTTCTCCTGGAGTGCTTTGtggaacatcacagatgagaCGCCTGACAACTGTCAGATGTTTCTCAACTGTCACGGCATGAGTCTCTTCCTGGAGTGTCTGGAG GAGTTTCCAGACAAGCAGGAACTTCACCGAAACATGTTGGGACTTTTGGGTAACGTTGCGGAAGTCAGAGCGTTGAGGCCACAGCTGCTGACGCCACAGTTCATCACTGTATTCAC TAACCTTCTGGACAGCAAGGCTGATGGGATCGAGGTGTCATACAACGCCTGCGGCGTGCTTTCGCACATCATGTTTGACGGCCCTGAGGTGTGGTCGATGGAGGAACCCCAGAGGGACAGGGTGATGGAGAAGATGTGGGACGCCATCCAAAGCTGGGATGTCAGCTCACGCCGCAACATCAACTACAG GTCGTTTGAGCCCATCCTGCGGCTGCTGCCTCAGAGCATCTCGCCTGTCAGTCAACACTGGGCCACGTGGGCTCTCTACAACCTGGTGTCGGTTTACC CTAACAAGTACTGTCCCCTGCTGATAAAGGAAGGAGGAGTCAGGCTTctggagaaggttctggaactGGAGAGCTCCCAGCCAGAGACAAAGGACATGGCCAG CAAAGTGATGGAACATTGTGAGAACTTCAAAGACGATCCGATGGAGACCAATGATGGACAGGAGGTAAACTACGGACAGAGAGGCTGA
- the mvb12ba gene encoding multivesicular body subunit 12Ba isoform X2, protein MPEVRELSEALSEMSMDPITGVGVVASRNRAPTGYDVVSTTTDGLDADLWKDGLFKSKVTRYLCFTRVFSKENSHLGNVLVDMKLIDIKDTLPVGFIPIQETVDTQEQAFRKRRLCIKFIPRDSTEAAICDIRILGRSKQAPPQYTFIGELNNMGIWYRMGTVPRAQDSVQTPTTLNLQNVISSPQPAPAPAPALPKHISMTLPASFRGKNTTRPDYEHQNSNLYAISAMDGVPFVISEKFACASSELQQVDLMGITIKSLAEIEKEYDYSFRTEHSAAARLPPSPTRTSLSSEA, encoded by the exons ATGCCCGAGGTCCGGGAGCTGTCCGAAGCTCTGTCAGAGATGTCCATGGACCCAATCACAGGAGTCGGAGTGGTGGCCTCTCGGAACAGAGCCCCCACTGGATACGATGTG GTTTCTACTACGACAGATGGCCTTGATGCCGACCTCTGGAAAGATGGGCTTTTTAAATCCAAGGTGACCCGTTACCTGTGCTTCACCAGGGTGTTCTCTAAAGAAAAT AGCCACTTGGGCAACGTTCTAGTGGACATGAAGCTGATTGATATCAAGGATACTCTACCTGTGGGCTTCATCCCCATCCAGGAGACAGTCGACACAC AGGAGCAGGCCTTCAGGAAAAGGAGACTTTGCATCAAGTTTATTCCTCGTGACTCCACCGAGGCAGCCATTTGTGACATTCGTATCCTGGGACGCTCCAAACAGGCCCCGCCCCAGTACACATTTATAGG AGAGCTGAACAACATGGGGATCTGGTATCGTATGGGCACGGTACCTCGGGCCCAGGACTCTGTGCAGACTCCAACCACCCTCAACCTGCAGAACGTGATCTCCAGCCCACAGccggctccagctccagctccagctctgcccAA GCACATTTCTATGACTCTGCCGGCCAGCTTCAGAGGCAAGAACACCACCAGACCAGACTACGAGCACCAGAACTCCAACCTTTATGCTATCTCAG CCATGGATGGAGTTCCCTTTGTGATCTCGGAGAAGTTTGCCTGTGCCTCATCTGAA ctgcagcaggtggatCTGATGGGAATCACCATCAAGTCACTGGCTGAAATTGAGAAAGAG TATGATTACAGTTTCCGCACAGAGCATAGTGCAGCAGCTCGCCTCCCTCCCAGCCCCACACGAACCTCCCTGAGCTCTGAGGCCTGA
- the mvb12ba gene encoding multivesicular body subunit 12Ba isoform X1: MLQNSANMPEVRELSEALSEMSMDPITGVGVVASRNRAPTGYDVVSTTTDGLDADLWKDGLFKSKVTRYLCFTRVFSKENSHLGNVLVDMKLIDIKDTLPVGFIPIQETVDTQEQAFRKRRLCIKFIPRDSTEAAICDIRILGRSKQAPPQYTFIGELNNMGIWYRMGTVPRAQDSVQTPTTLNLQNVISSPQPAPAPAPALPKHISMTLPASFRGKNTTRPDYEHQNSNLYAISAMDGVPFVISEKFACASSELQQVDLMGITIKSLAEIEKEYDYSFRTEHSAAARLPPSPTRTSLSSEA; encoded by the exons ATGCTACAG AACTCTGCAAACATGCCCGAGGTCCGGGAGCTGTCCGAAGCTCTGTCAGAGATGTCCATGGACCCAATCACAGGAGTCGGAGTGGTGGCCTCTCGGAACAGAGCCCCCACTGGATACGATGTG GTTTCTACTACGACAGATGGCCTTGATGCCGACCTCTGGAAAGATGGGCTTTTTAAATCCAAGGTGACCCGTTACCTGTGCTTCACCAGGGTGTTCTCTAAAGAAAAT AGCCACTTGGGCAACGTTCTAGTGGACATGAAGCTGATTGATATCAAGGATACTCTACCTGTGGGCTTCATCCCCATCCAGGAGACAGTCGACACAC AGGAGCAGGCCTTCAGGAAAAGGAGACTTTGCATCAAGTTTATTCCTCGTGACTCCACCGAGGCAGCCATTTGTGACATTCGTATCCTGGGACGCTCCAAACAGGCCCCGCCCCAGTACACATTTATAGG AGAGCTGAACAACATGGGGATCTGGTATCGTATGGGCACGGTACCTCGGGCCCAGGACTCTGTGCAGACTCCAACCACCCTCAACCTGCAGAACGTGATCTCCAGCCCACAGccggctccagctccagctccagctctgcccAA GCACATTTCTATGACTCTGCCGGCCAGCTTCAGAGGCAAGAACACCACCAGACCAGACTACGAGCACCAGAACTCCAACCTTTATGCTATCTCAG CCATGGATGGAGTTCCCTTTGTGATCTCGGAGAAGTTTGCCTGTGCCTCATCTGAA ctgcagcaggtggatCTGATGGGAATCACCATCAAGTCACTGGCTGAAATTGAGAAAGAG TATGATTACAGTTTCCGCACAGAGCATAGTGCAGCAGCTCGCCTCCCTCCCAGCCCCACACGAACCTCCCTGAGCTCTGAGGCCTGA
- the sptlc1 gene encoding serine palmitoyltransferase 1: protein MSSGQQWVLVEMVQAFYEAPAYHLILEGILILWIFRLLFSKTYKLHETSKLTEKEKEELIEEWQPEPLIAPLPSKQQPSVKYDVVTGPPSHRIIVNGRECINFASFNFLGLLDHEQIKQKALASLKKYGVGTCGPRGFYGTFDVHLELESRLANFMKTEEAIIYSYGFATIASAIPAYSKRGDIIFVDEAACFSIQKGLQASRSIIKYFKHNDFDDLERLLKEQEQEDQKNPRKARVTRKFVVVEGLYINTADICPLPELVNLKYKYKLRIFLEESMSFGVLGEHGRGVTEHFGVNIDDIDLISANMENAMASIGGFCCGRSFVIDHQRLSGQGYCFSASLPPMLAAAAIEALNIMEENPDIFTVLREKCSHVHKALCGIPGLKLVGEPFSPALHLQLERGSGSRDSDMQLLRSIVDHCLEKHVALTIARYLEREERLLPPASIRMVVTAEHTEEDIQQAVRCIREAASALLK from the exons ATGTCGTCCGGGCAGCAGTGGGTGTTGGTGGAAATGGTTCAAGCGTTTTATGAG GCTCCTGCCTATCACCTGATTCTGGAGGGCATCCTCATCCTCTGGATTTTTAGGCTTCTCTTCTCGAAGACGTACAAACTCCACGAGACCTCTAAACTGACAGAGAAG gAGAAAGAAGAGCTGATCGAGGAGTGGCAGCCAGAACCTCTGATTGCTCCTCTTCCATCCAAACAGCAGCCCTCTGTCAAATATGATGTTGTCACTGG ACCTCCCAGCCACAGAATTATAGTCAATGGAAGAGAGTGCATCAACTTTGCATCTTTCAACTTCCTGGGACTCCTGGATCATGAACAgattaag CAAAAAGCTCTGGCATCACTAAAGAAATATGGTGTGGGCACATGTGGACCAAGAGGCTTTTATGGAACATTTG acgttcacctggagctggagagccGTCTGGCCAACTTCATGAAAACAGAAGAGGCAATCATCTACTCATATGGCTTTGCAACCATTGCGAGTGCAATTCCTGCCTATTCTAAGAGGGGCGACATCATTTTTGT GGATGAGGCGGCCTGCTTCTCCATCCAGAAGGGTCTTCAGGCATCCAGAAGCATCATCAAATACTTCAAACACAATGACTTTGATGATCTGGAGAGGCTCctgaaggagcaggagcaggaggaccagAAG aatCCCCGTAAGGCGCGAGTGACACGCAAGTTCGTGGTAGTGGAGGGTCTGTACATCAACACCGCAGATATCTGTCCTCTTCCAGAACTG GTGAATCTCAAGTACAAGTACAAGCTGCGCATCTTTCTGGAGGAGAGCATGTCTTTTGGTGTGTTAGGAGAACATGGCAGAGGAGTCACAGAACATTTTGGGGTCAAT ATAGACGACATCGACCTGATCAGTGCTAACATGGAGAACGCCATGGCCTCCATCGGTGGTTTCTGCTGTGGGCGCTCGTTTGTCATTGACCACCAG CGTCTGTCAGGTCAGGGTTACTGTTTCTCTGCCTCGCTGCCTCCCATGCTGGCTGCAGCCGCCATAGAGGCTCTGAACATCATGGAGGAGAATCCAG ACATTTTCACTGTACTGAGGGAAAAGTGTAGCCATGTCCACAAGGCTTTGTGTGG AATTCCAGGTCTGAAGTTAGTTGGAGAACcattttctccagctcttcacctccagctggagagaGGTTCTGGCTCCAGAGATTCCGATATGCAGTTGCTGCGCAGCATTGTGGATCAT TGTTTGGAGAAGCACGTAGCCCTGACGATTGCTCGCTatctggagagagaggagcgccTCCTGCCGCCTGCCAG TATCAGAATGGTGGtgacagcagaacacacagaggaggacaTCCAGCAGGCGGTGAGATGCAtcagagaagcagcttcagctctcCTGAAGTGA